A genomic region of Enterococcus sp. 12C11_DIV0727 contains the following coding sequences:
- a CDS encoding biotin--[acetyl-CoA-carboxylase] ligase: MSTKSQVLTLLMKQAPNFISGEEMAQQLSLSRTAIWKAINELKKEGHIISSSRNKGYCYGKSDVLSAEGIRLALKSTTPSLSITVLNSSESTMKDAKLAAINGEPDNTLIVADIQEAPIGRFGRPFFSKAGSGIYMSMLLRPNQNFEEMAQYTVIMAVAVTRAMDKLVKVSTEIKWVNDIYINGKKVCGILSEAMSDVESGQISNVIIGMGINFSLKQEEFPKELRKKATSLFPKEEPTITRNELIGEIWNQFYAILNQLPEQHFLEEYRQKSFVLGKTVSFTQTGVEYEGIAVSINDHGELVVQLHDKTEKILSSGEISLNSINPTT, encoded by the coding sequence ATGTCTACGAAAAGTCAGGTATTAACCCTATTAATGAAACAAGCCCCCAATTTTATTTCGGGTGAAGAAATGGCTCAACAACTTTCTTTATCTCGAACTGCAATCTGGAAAGCGATCAACGAATTAAAAAAAGAGGGGCACATCATTTCAAGTAGCCGTAATAAAGGCTATTGCTACGGAAAATCAGACGTTTTATCAGCAGAAGGAATCCGTTTAGCTCTAAAATCAACAACACCTAGCCTTTCGATCACGGTGCTAAACTCATCAGAATCTACAATGAAAGATGCAAAACTAGCCGCAATCAATGGTGAACCTGATAATACATTGATCGTAGCAGATATCCAAGAAGCACCGATCGGTCGCTTCGGTCGCCCTTTCTTCTCAAAAGCGGGTAGCGGCATCTACATGAGTATGTTATTAAGACCAAATCAAAACTTTGAAGAAATGGCGCAATATACTGTGATCATGGCTGTAGCAGTTACTCGTGCAATGGACAAGTTGGTCAAGGTCTCTACTGAAATCAAATGGGTCAATGATATCTATATCAACGGAAAGAAAGTCTGTGGTATTTTATCAGAAGCAATGAGTGATGTTGAATCGGGACAAATCTCAAATGTCATCATCGGCATGGGAATCAACTTCTCTTTAAAACAAGAGGAATTTCCAAAGGAATTAAGAAAAAAAGCAACCTCTCTATTTCCAAAAGAGGAACCAACGATTACAAGAAACGAACTGATTGGAGAAATCTGGAATCAATTTTATGCCATTCTAAATCAATTACCAGAACAACATTTCTTAGAAGAATATCGCCAAAAATCATTTGTCCTCGGCAAGACTGTTTCATTCACTCAAACAGGTGTTGAATATGAAGGAATTGCGGTCTCCATCAACGATCATGGTGAATTAGTCGTACAACTCCATGACAAAACAGAAAAGATTCTTTCTTCTGGGGAAATCAGTTTAAACAGTATCAATCCAACGACTTAA
- a CDS encoding zinc ribbon domain-containing protein, which translates to MEKQQYVCDKCGNTHYVSDQFQATGGNFSKIFDIQNKKFITVSCTRCGFTELYRGQTSDGWNVLDFLMGG; encoded by the coding sequence ATGGAAAAGCAACAATATGTTTGTGATAAGTGTGGCAACACACATTATGTATCAGATCAGTTTCAAGCAACAGGAGGAAACTTTTCAAAGATTTTTGATATACAAAATAAGAAATTTATCACAGTGAGCTGTACGAGATGCGGATTTACGGAATTGTACCGTGGTCAAACATCAGATGGCTGGAATGTTTTAGACTTTTTAATGGGTGGCTAA
- a CDS encoding ABC transporter ATP-binding protein encodes MEPVLTIKNLHQYFERGTVNENHVLKGIDLTINQGEFITIIGGNGAGKSTLLNSIAGTLPIEEGQLTLNGKDITKQRVVARSKQISRVFQDPKMGTAVRLTVEENMALAMKRGKKRGLGNGVRKNDRNFFKEQLASLNLGLENRLGAEIGLLSGGQRQAITLLMATLIRPKLILLDEHTAALDPKTSITVMELTEKLIQEQNLTAFMVTHDMEDAIRYGNRLIMLHQGQVVVDVPAERKKDLTVNELMEMFHKNSGSELKDDQLLLV; translated from the coding sequence ATGGAGCCTGTACTAACAATCAAAAATTTACACCAATATTTCGAGCGTGGAACAGTCAATGAAAACCATGTACTAAAAGGCATTGATTTAACAATCAATCAAGGTGAATTCATTACGATCATCGGCGGAAACGGTGCTGGTAAATCGACTTTACTAAACAGCATTGCTGGAACATTACCGATTGAAGAAGGGCAATTAACTTTAAATGGTAAAGATATTACCAAACAGCGTGTCGTTGCTCGCTCTAAACAAATCAGCCGTGTGTTTCAAGATCCAAAGATGGGGACTGCTGTACGTTTAACTGTGGAAGAAAACATGGCCCTTGCAATGAAACGTGGAAAAAAACGCGGTTTGGGAAACGGCGTTCGTAAAAACGACCGTAATTTCTTCAAAGAACAATTAGCCAGTTTGAACTTAGGCTTAGAAAATCGCTTAGGTGCGGAAATTGGTTTACTATCTGGCGGACAACGTCAAGCAATCACTTTGCTTATGGCTACCTTGATTCGTCCCAAACTGATTTTACTGGATGAACATACCGCAGCATTAGATCCTAAAACATCGATCACAGTTATGGAGCTAACTGAAAAATTAATACAGGAACAAAACCTGACAGCCTTTATGGTTACTCACGATATGGAAGATGCGATTCGTTATGGCAACCGTCTGATTATGCTTCATCAAGGGCAAGTTGTAGTAGATGTCCCTGCCGAACGGAAAAAAGATCTAACCGTTAACGAGTTGATGGAAATGTTCCACAAAAATAGTGGCAGTGAATTAAAAGACGATCAACTACTACTAGTTTAA
- a CDS encoding ABC transporter permease: MLDILLSSTSQGLLWSLLAIGVFLTYRILDIADLTTEGSFPLGGAVAAVILAKDPTTWPAPVQSLFDIHYMIAPIFALIIAFIAGMLAGLVSGLLHTKLKIPALLAGIITMTGLYSINSRIMGAPNISLIGTDSIFSHAQSLGLTKINSAIVVGTIIVLLVIILLVLFFKTEIGLATRATGDNIDMSEANGIKTDNMKIIGYMLSNGCIALAGALLVQNNNFADLNSGIGTIVIGLASIIIAEVLFKNKSLGLRLLTIVIGAILYRFILACVLELRVDPADLKLFSAIILVICLSSPLIQKKLGFSKLGKRKGGAN, translated from the coding sequence TTGTTAGACATATTACTATCTTCAACCTCTCAAGGTCTTCTGTGGTCCTTACTCGCCATCGGAGTCTTCCTGACTTACCGTATTTTAGATATCGCTGATTTGACTACTGAAGGAAGTTTTCCTTTAGGCGGTGCAGTCGCTGCCGTTATTTTAGCTAAAGACCCAACGACTTGGCCGGCGCCAGTCCAGTCTTTATTCGATATCCATTATATGATAGCGCCAATCTTTGCATTGATAATTGCCTTTATAGCCGGCATGTTAGCAGGACTTGTTTCAGGACTTTTACACACAAAATTAAAAATCCCAGCTTTATTAGCAGGAATCATCACGATGACTGGACTTTACAGTATCAACTCACGTATCATGGGCGCTCCAAATATTTCTTTAATTGGAACAGATTCGATTTTCTCTCACGCTCAATCATTAGGACTCACTAAAATCAACAGCGCGATAGTTGTCGGTACAATCATCGTTCTTTTAGTCATTATTTTACTTGTCTTATTCTTTAAAACTGAAATTGGTTTGGCCACTCGAGCAACGGGTGACAACATCGATATGAGTGAAGCAAACGGAATCAAAACCGACAACATGAAAATCATCGGCTATATGTTGTCAAATGGGTGTATTGCCTTAGCTGGTGCGTTACTTGTACAAAATAATAACTTCGCTGATTTGAATTCCGGTATTGGAACGATCGTTATCGGACTTGCTTCCATTATCATTGCAGAAGTTCTCTTTAAAAATAAATCACTTGGTTTGCGTTTGCTTACAATTGTGATTGGTGCAATTTTATACCGTTTTATCCTTGCTTGCGTACTAGAGCTACGTGTCGATCCAGCTGATTTAAAATTATTCTCAGCAATTATTCTGGTGATTTGTCTATCTTCACCATTGATTCAAAAAAAATTAGGTTTTTCTAAACTAGGGAAACGTAAAGGAGGAGCCAACTAA
- a CDS encoding ABC transporter substrate-binding protein, with protein MKKKLLGLSIVSAVALLALGACGDGKKTDSDTNSDSKKIGVLQPVEHGSLDAAFEGFKEGLADNGFKDGDNLTIDYSNAQNDQAQLKSMSEKLVKEKPDLLLGIATPAAQSLLNETTDIPILVTAVTDLVSAKLVKSDEKPGGNVTGTTDIVPIDKQITLLLSIVPDAKTVGIMYNAGEANSKFQADMAEKALKNAGIKSKVLTANSTNDVQQVTTSLAKDVDAIYIPTDNTFASAAAVIGEVAKEHKTPVIAGSIEQVEEGGLATVGIDYKSLGKQTGAMAAKILKGEAKPEDMPVEKAKDLELFVNKDMAKALDIDLDTIKAP; from the coding sequence ATGAAAAAGAAACTATTAGGACTAAGTATTGTATCAGCAGTAGCACTATTGGCTCTTGGCGCATGTGGAGATGGCAAGAAGACAGACAGCGACACAAACAGTGATAGTAAGAAGATCGGTGTTTTACAACCTGTTGAACATGGCTCACTAGATGCTGCTTTTGAAGGATTCAAAGAAGGCTTAGCTGATAATGGATTCAAAGACGGCGACAACCTAACCATTGACTATAGCAATGCCCAAAATGATCAAGCACAATTAAAAAGTATGAGTGAAAAATTAGTCAAAGAAAAACCAGATCTCTTACTAGGAATTGCAACACCCGCTGCGCAATCACTGTTGAACGAAACAACAGATATTCCAATTTTAGTCACAGCAGTAACAGATTTAGTGAGTGCCAAACTCGTAAAATCAGATGAAAAACCTGGTGGTAACGTAACTGGGACTACTGATATCGTCCCTATCGACAAACAAATTACCTTACTATTATCTATCGTCCCTGATGCTAAAACTGTCGGAATCATGTATAACGCAGGTGAAGCCAATTCTAAATTCCAAGCGGATATGGCAGAAAAAGCCTTAAAAAATGCTGGCATCAAATCAAAAGTTTTAACGGCTAACTCAACAAACGACGTACAGCAAGTAACGACTAGCTTAGCCAAAGATGTTGATGCAATTTATATTCCAACCGACAACACTTTCGCTTCAGCAGCTGCTGTTATCGGCGAAGTAGCAAAAGAACATAAAACGCCAGTCATTGCAGGTTCAATTGAGCAAGTCGAAGAAGGTGGCTTGGCCACTGTAGGTATCGACTATAAATCATTGGGCAAACAAACCGGGGCTATGGCAGCAAAAATTCTAAAAGGTGAAGCAAAACCTGAGGATATGCCTGTTGAAAAAGCAAAAGACTTAGAACTTTTCGTGAATAAAGACATGGCAAAAGCGTTGGATATTGATCTAGACACGATCAAAGCACCTTAA